A genomic region of Halomonas aestuarii contains the following coding sequences:
- a CDS encoding zinc-dependent peptidase: MLGRLLRLGGRRFEQRHPFPAADWAEAQDRLPLLAALSDDQAERLGRRAWAFVHAKRLSLHPDLAGAVTFDDPARLALAAQACLLTLGWCESEHQEAFANVHEILVLPEAFHRRVEEMDEYGVVHEYDDERAGETSYQGPVVVAWPDLMASGGLDGFNVLIHELAHKLDLGNSLDVDGFPPLPRELDPQEWYRIFMGVWEDLQARLARGEATPIDEYAASHPGECFAVCCEHFFSDPDRLHRAYPSLYGLLSRYFHQDPLARLAHGIG, from the coding sequence ATGCTCGGCCGGCTGCTGCGCCTGGGGGGCAGGCGTTTCGAGCAACGCCACCCCTTTCCCGCCGCCGACTGGGCCGAGGCCCAGGACCGGCTGCCGCTGCTCGCCGCCCTGTCCGACGACCAGGCCGAACGGCTGGGACGGCGGGCCTGGGCGTTCGTGCATGCCAAGCGCCTGAGCCTGCACCCGGACCTCGCCGGCGCCGTGACCTTCGACGACCCGGCCCGGCTGGCCCTGGCGGCCCAGGCCTGCCTGCTGACCCTGGGCTGGTGCGAGAGCGAGCACCAGGAGGCCTTCGCCAACGTCCACGAGATCCTGGTGCTGCCCGAGGCCTTCCACCGTCGGGTGGAGGAGATGGACGAGTACGGCGTGGTGCACGAGTACGACGACGAGCGTGCCGGCGAGACCTCCTACCAGGGGCCGGTGGTGGTCGCCTGGCCCGACCTCATGGCCAGCGGCGGGCTGGATGGCTTCAATGTGCTGATCCACGAACTGGCCCACAAGCTCGACCTGGGCAACTCCCTGGACGTCGACGGCTTCCCGCCCCTGCCCCGGGAGCTCGACCCCCAGGAGTGGTATCGCATCTTCATGGGCGTCTGGGAGGACCTCCAGGCGCGCCTCGCCCGGGGCGAGGCGACGCCCATCGACGAGTACGCGGCGAGCCACCCCGGCGAGTGCTTCGCGGTCTGCTGCGAGCACTTCTTCAGCGACCCCGACCGGCTCCACCGGGCTTATCCGTCGCTCTACGGGTTGCTGTCACGCTATTTCCATCAGGATCCGCTGGCCCGCCTGGCCCATGGCATCGGCTAG
- a CDS encoding bifunctional DedA family/phosphatase PAP2 family protein, translating to MIDTLVAQLTVLSAQHGWLAYLLVGLLAMAEALPVAGLIVPGSVLIVGISTLVPAGALGIWPLIIAAIAGAVMGDGLSFWLGRRYEHRLVAMWPLRRYPRLVSQAEGFFYRQGGKGVFLARFVQGPRAFVPLVAGMSGMPPVRFYAFNIASALVWATSHVVAGVALGASLHLVAQIAGRLTLFLALVVLLVWVVIWLTRHVLLGEGLRGLLRVQNRLILWSAEGDTRTRRLVRGLLQPERSETRALMAGAAILAGSLWLFLGILEDIVTGDPLVQANQAVFHFLQGLRTTWGDHLMLVITELGDSVVVVILTVVVLGWLLWCRAWQAAGYWIAAVGGAALFTPLIKWAVQWPRPTALYSGWEAFSFPSGHATINAVLYGFLGFLIARELRPSRRVWAISSVSVPVMLIAFSRLYLGAHWLADVTAGIAVATAWVTLLAIGYTRHRPRSLSPRGLVGVALLTLAIAWPWHVLGSFADDQARYLASPERQQLSLVDWRDHAYRRLPERRIDLGGESEEPLTLQWAGELTALERELTRHGWQPRVPWNLSSTLQWLGPGTTAAGLPVLPRLHDGRASALRLTHAIDGSPSMRMVLQVWATSIELTRDDTAASMPLWVGSVVTRRRSQLLGVVPMERTLPAIDAARDRLARSLGDGGMIQQAVPATGGWDGRLILAWETPP from the coding sequence ATGATCGACACCCTGGTCGCGCAGCTCACCGTCTTGTCGGCCCAGCACGGGTGGCTGGCTTACCTGCTGGTCGGCCTGCTCGCCATGGCCGAGGCGCTGCCGGTTGCCGGCCTCATCGTGCCCGGTTCGGTGCTGATCGTGGGGATCAGCACCCTGGTGCCCGCCGGCGCGCTCGGCATCTGGCCCCTGATCATCGCCGCCATCGCGGGGGCCGTGATGGGGGATGGACTCTCGTTCTGGCTCGGCCGACGCTACGAGCACCGGCTGGTCGCGATGTGGCCATTGCGCCGTTACCCCCGGCTCGTCTCCCAGGCCGAGGGGTTCTTCTACCGCCAAGGCGGCAAGGGGGTCTTCCTGGCACGGTTCGTTCAGGGGCCGAGAGCCTTCGTGCCGCTGGTCGCCGGCATGTCCGGCATGCCACCGGTCCGGTTCTACGCCTTCAACATCGCCTCGGCGCTGGTCTGGGCGACGAGCCATGTCGTCGCCGGGGTCGCCCTCGGTGCCTCGCTGCATCTCGTCGCGCAGATCGCAGGGCGCCTGACCCTGTTCCTGGCGCTGGTGGTCCTGCTCGTCTGGGTCGTGATATGGCTCACCCGCCATGTCCTTCTCGGCGAGGGACTGCGCGGGCTGCTGCGGGTCCAGAACCGGCTGATTCTCTGGAGTGCCGAGGGGGATACCCGGACGAGGCGCCTGGTACGGGGCCTCCTGCAGCCCGAGCGTTCCGAGACCCGCGCGCTCATGGCGGGGGCCGCGATTCTCGCCGGCTCCCTCTGGCTGTTCCTGGGGATCCTCGAGGATATCGTCACGGGGGATCCGCTCGTCCAGGCCAACCAGGCGGTGTTCCATTTCCTGCAGGGCCTTCGCACCACCTGGGGCGATCACCTGATGCTGGTCATCACCGAGCTCGGTGACAGTGTCGTCGTCGTGATACTGACGGTGGTCGTGCTGGGCTGGCTGCTCTGGTGTCGAGCCTGGCAGGCGGCGGGCTACTGGATCGCCGCGGTCGGCGGTGCCGCACTCTTCACCCCGCTCATCAAGTGGGCCGTCCAGTGGCCACGTCCCACGGCGTTGTACAGCGGCTGGGAGGCGTTCTCGTTCCCCAGTGGTCACGCCACCATCAATGCCGTCCTCTACGGCTTCCTGGGCTTCCTCATCGCCCGGGAACTACGCCCGAGCAGGCGCGTGTGGGCGATCTCCAGCGTCAGTGTCCCGGTCATGCTGATCGCCTTCTCGCGCCTCTACCTGGGGGCGCACTGGCTGGCCGACGTCACCGCCGGCATCGCCGTCGCCACGGCCTGGGTCACGCTGCTGGCCATCGGTTACACCCGCCACCGCCCCCGCTCCCTCTCCCCGAGGGGCCTGGTGGGAGTGGCCCTGCTCACGCTGGCCATCGCCTGGCCCTGGCATGTCCTCGGCAGCTTCGCCGACGACCAGGCGCGCTACCTGGCGTCACCGGAACGGCAGCAGCTGTCGCTTGTGGACTGGCGTGACCACGCCTACCGTCGATTGCCCGAGAGGCGGATCGACCTGGGAGGGGAAAGCGAGGAGCCGCTGACGCTGCAGTGGGCCGGTGAGTTGACGGCACTCGAGCGGGAACTCACCCGCCACGGCTGGCAGCCCCGTGTCCCGTGGAACCTGAGCAGCACCCTGCAATGGCTTGGCCCCGGGACGACTGCCGCCGGCCTGCCCGTTCTGCCTCGGCTGCATGACGGACGCGCCTCGGCGCTGCGATTGACTCATGCCATCGACGGCTCACCGTCGATGCGCATGGTCCTGCAGGTCTGGGCGACCAGCATCGAGCTGACCCGCGACGACACCGCCGCCAGCATGCCGCTGTGGGTCGGGTCGGTGGTGACCCGGCGCCGCTCCCAGCTTCTCGGAGTGGTGCCCATGGAGCGGACCCTGCCCGCCATCGATGCCGCCAGGGACCGGTTGGCAAGAAGCCTGGGCGACGGGGGCATGATCCAGCAAGCCGTGCCCGCCACCGGCGGGTGGGATGGCCGCCTCATCCTGGCCTGGGAGACGCCACCGTGA
- a CDS encoding LysR substrate-binding domain-containing protein, with amino-acid sequence MTGLPPLLWLQAFEAAARTLSFTAAGHELGVTQAAISQRIRLLEDRLGQKLFVRHPRSLSLTPTGQAWLPCLQDAFTRLAEGTDEVFGGTPDAPVTLRTTPVMQQGWLASRLPAFQRAHPEIALRLVSAIWPDDFGPEGADLEIRYGRGDWPGMEAVSLGPESMLPVCAPSLAEAIRAPADLARQTLLHAVGFAVGWPTWLERAGLAGLESRCAALTCDSQVMTLALAARGGGVALTHRRLAEARDDLVAPLDLAMPTEEGFWLVRPGRREARPEARQLWDWLVARVSDEAG; translated from the coding sequence ATGACCGGGCTGCCTCCCCTGCTCTGGCTGCAGGCCTTCGAGGCGGCGGCGCGGACCCTGAGCTTCACCGCGGCCGGTCACGAGCTGGGGGTGACCCAGGCGGCCATCAGCCAGCGCATCCGCCTGCTCGAGGATCGCCTGGGCCAGAAGCTCTTCGTGCGCCATCCCCGCAGCCTCAGCCTGACGCCGACGGGACAGGCCTGGCTGCCGTGCCTGCAGGATGCCTTCACGCGCCTCGCCGAGGGGACCGACGAGGTCTTCGGGGGCACCCCCGATGCCCCGGTGACCCTGCGCACCACCCCGGTCATGCAGCAGGGCTGGCTGGCGTCGCGCCTGCCGGCCTTCCAGCGCGCCCATCCCGAGATCGCCCTGCGGCTGGTGAGCGCCATCTGGCCGGACGACTTCGGCCCCGAGGGGGCGGACCTGGAGATTCGCTATGGCCGCGGCGACTGGCCCGGCATGGAGGCGGTATCGCTGGGGCCCGAGTCCATGCTGCCGGTCTGCGCGCCCTCGCTTGCCGAGGCGATTCGCGCGCCGGCGGACCTGGCGCGGCAGACCCTGCTGCATGCGGTGGGCTTCGCGGTGGGCTGGCCGACCTGGCTGGAGCGGGCCGGCCTGGCGGGGCTCGAGTCGCGCTGTGCGGCGCTGACCTGCGACAGCCAGGTGATGACCCTCGCCCTGGCCGCCCGGGGCGGCGGGGTGGCTCTGACGCATCGCCGGCTCGCCGAGGCACGGGACGACCTGGTGGCCCCCCTCGACCTGGCCATGCCCACCGAGGAGGGGTTCTGGCTGGTCCGGCCGGGACGCCGCGAGGCGCGCCCCGAGGCCCGGCAACTGTGGGACTGGCTGGTGGCGCGGGTGTCCGACGAGGCCGGCTAG
- a CDS encoding glycosyltransferase family 2 protein, with amino-acid sequence MTSPLVSVIIPARDESGNLPSLLDEIADALAAIDHEVLVVDDASRDGTWALLEARAAEDPRLRPLRHAESAGQSTSVWQAGHEARGEWLATLDGDGQNDPADLPSLIERARQGDVTLVAGHRTTRHDDWLKRISSRIANGVRARLLRDQTPDTGCGLKVMRREAFLRLPYFNHMHRFLPALVQAQGGRCVSLPVNHRPRGTGRSHYGLNNRLWAGLLDMAGVMWLRRRSRLPAALERLSPENTTARDERTERTT; translated from the coding sequence GTGACCTCCCCCCTGGTATCCGTGATCATTCCTGCCCGGGATGAGTCGGGCAACCTGCCGAGCCTGCTCGACGAGATTGCCGACGCCCTGGCCGCCATCGACCATGAGGTGCTGGTCGTGGACGACGCCTCCCGGGATGGCACCTGGGCGCTGCTCGAGGCGCGGGCCGCCGAGGACCCCCGGCTTCGCCCCCTGCGCCACGCCGAGAGCGCCGGCCAGAGCACCTCGGTGTGGCAGGCCGGCCACGAGGCGCGAGGCGAGTGGCTGGCGACCCTGGACGGCGACGGCCAGAACGACCCGGCCGACCTGCCGAGCCTGATCGAACGGGCCCGCCAGGGCGACGTCACCCTGGTCGCCGGCCACCGCACCACCCGTCACGACGACTGGCTCAAGCGCATCTCCTCGCGGATCGCCAACGGCGTGCGCGCCCGGCTGCTGAGGGACCAGACACCGGATACCGGCTGCGGGCTGAAGGTCATGCGTCGCGAAGCCTTCCTGCGCCTGCCCTACTTCAATCACATGCACCGCTTCCTGCCGGCGCTGGTCCAGGCCCAGGGCGGCCGCTGCGTCTCGCTGCCGGTCAATCACCGCCCCCGGGGCACCGGCCGCTCCCACTACGGCCTCAACAACCGGCTGTGGGCCGGCCTCCTCGACATGGCCGGGGTGATGTGGCTGCGCCGCCGCTCGCGCCTGCCGGCCGCGCTCGAAAGGCTATCCCCGGAGAACACCACGGCGCGGGACGAGCGGACGGAGCGCACGACATGA
- a CDS encoding lipid-A-disaccharide synthase N-terminal domain-containing protein — protein MTVEWLWLGIGFLGQALFSARFLVQWLASERARRSILPRAFWFFSLAGGATLLAYAIYRRDPVFIAGQGAGLFIYVRNLMLIRREIREHRART, from the coding sequence ATGACGGTCGAGTGGCTCTGGCTGGGCATCGGCTTTCTGGGCCAGGCCCTGTTCTCCGCCCGCTTCCTGGTCCAGTGGCTGGCCAGCGAGCGGGCGCGGCGCAGCATCCTGCCCCGGGCCTTCTGGTTCTTCAGCCTGGCCGGTGGGGCGACCCTGCTGGCCTATGCGATCTACCGTCGCGACCCGGTGTTCATCGCCGGCCAGGGCGCCGGGCTGTTCATCTACGTCCGCAACCTGATGCTGATCCGTCGCGAGATCCGGGAGCACCGGGCCAGGACATGA
- a CDS encoding ArnT family glycosyltransferase produces MAFCLAVAIILARVAALPLMPIDETRYLSVAWEMWQHQSFLVPLLNGEAYSHKPPLLFWLIQLGWWLFGASDWVARLVIPTEGLAGFWLVADIVRQLDPDARREACWAPPGRPGPCSASPSGGSCRRCCC; encoded by the coding sequence TTGGCCTTCTGTCTGGCGGTGGCGATCATCCTCGCCCGGGTCGCGGCCCTGCCGCTGATGCCCATCGACGAGACCCGCTACCTGTCCGTGGCCTGGGAGATGTGGCAGCACCAGTCCTTCCTGGTGCCCCTCCTCAACGGCGAGGCCTACTCCCACAAGCCCCCGCTGCTGTTCTGGCTGATCCAGCTGGGCTGGTGGCTGTTCGGCGCCTCGGACTGGGTGGCCCGGCTGGTCATCCCCACCGAGGGGCTCGCCGGCTTCTGGCTCGTGGCCGATATCGTGCGCCAGCTCGATCCCGACGCCCGACGGGAGGCCTGTTGGGCGCCCCCTGGGCGACCCGGCCCCTGCAGCGCTTCGCCCTCTGGGGGATCCTGCCGCCGCTGCTGCTGCTGA
- a CDS encoding TauD/TfdA family dioxygenase, with product MTAIETPPTARPRLPMGELADHADAPALVEVHPGTGRLALVWEDGARAHFPLDWLRDHCACEACRHPVTRERLHRPLTPVTRLPEASLVDGNLALTWADDHRSRFDAGWLYQRRPGQAPAPTLPARRPWAAGYVPCRVVHADFTGSAAGERAWLEALLRDGLVLLEDGPLADEEVSRLAERIGPLRPTNFGARFDVRSKPNPNNAAYTAIGLALHTDLPNWRQPPDIQLLYCLENDAEGGESIFADGFAAAEALREQDPEAFRLLAETPIDFRFQDEEQDIGTRAPILSLDADGEVLEVRFNNWIRDTLRLPAPLIEAWYAAYRRFWRLLHSPEHQIDFALAPGQMVAFDNRRVLHGRRAFDPSTGRRHLQGTYLDLDMLESRLRVLARRA from the coding sequence ATGACCGCTATCGAGACGCCCCCGACGGCCCGTCCCCGGCTCCCCATGGGCGAGCTGGCCGACCACGCCGATGCCCCGGCCCTCGTCGAGGTCCACCCCGGCACGGGCCGGCTCGCGCTGGTCTGGGAGGATGGCGCGAGGGCCCACTTCCCGCTCGACTGGCTGCGCGACCACTGTGCCTGCGAGGCCTGCCGCCACCCGGTGACCCGCGAGCGCCTGCACCGCCCCCTGACGCCCGTCACCCGACTCCCCGAGGCCTCCCTGGTCGACGGCAACCTGGCGCTGACCTGGGCGGACGACCACCGCAGCCGCTTCGATGCCGGCTGGCTCTACCAGCGTCGCCCCGGCCAGGCGCCCGCCCCGACCCTCCCGGCGCGTCGCCCCTGGGCGGCCGGCTATGTGCCTTGTCGCGTGGTGCACGCCGACTTCACGGGCAGCGCCGCCGGGGAGCGTGCCTGGCTCGAGGCCCTGCTTCGCGACGGCCTGGTGCTGCTCGAGGACGGCCCGCTGGCCGACGAGGAGGTCAGCCGCCTCGCCGAGCGCATCGGTCCACTGCGCCCGACCAACTTCGGCGCCCGCTTCGACGTGCGCTCCAAGCCCAACCCCAACAACGCCGCCTACACGGCCATCGGCCTGGCGCTGCATACCGACCTGCCCAACTGGCGCCAGCCGCCGGACATCCAGCTGCTCTACTGCCTGGAGAACGACGCCGAGGGGGGCGAGTCGATCTTCGCCGACGGCTTCGCCGCCGCCGAGGCCCTTCGCGAGCAGGACCCCGAGGCCTTCCGGCTCCTCGCCGAGACGCCGATCGACTTCCGCTTCCAGGACGAGGAACAGGACATCGGCACCCGGGCGCCGATCCTCTCGCTGGATGCCGACGGCGAAGTGCTCGAGGTGCGCTTCAACAACTGGATCCGCGACACCCTGCGGCTGCCGGCGCCCCTCATCGAGGCCTGGTACGCCGCCTATCGGCGCTTCTGGCGGCTGCTGCACTCTCCCGAACACCAGATCGACTTCGCGCTGGCCCCGGGGCAGATGGTCGCCTTCGACAACCGTCGCGTGCTGCACGGGCGCCGCGCCTTCGACCCGAGCACCGGCCGCCGTCACCTGCAGGGCACCTACCTGGACCTCGACATGCTCGAGTCCCGCCTGCGGGTGCTGGCCCGCCGGGCCTGA
- a CDS encoding ArnT family glycosyltransferase, which produces MIDFLTRDTAPLPRPGYLHRLPSLHWLWLLVLAALFLGVGMGLRDPWPADEPRFALNALEMLKTGQFWIPHRAGEPYPDKPPIFMWATAASIHLTGSVRLGFLLPSLLGALGTLALVMDLTRRLHGRRVALLAGLALLSSFQFGLQARTAQIDMLVTFFIMLGAYGMLRHALLGPARRWWFIGCAGMGLGILTKGVGFLPLLMLPLWGLLAWRRQAVPLAWRDLGLGIAVILGVVALWVVPMALYTTFSDDPALAAYRDNILFKQTGERYADAWHHVKPWYYYLLEVIPWAWLPLVLALPWLVPAWWHRARRLDARVLLPLGGLVLVIVFFSFSPGKRGVYLLPTLPLLVLASAPMLAGLLSRPRLHWLGAGVLALFGVVFLAAGVLGALGLPALARLAERHGVVPWAWWSLLGLVAFGLLAWGRPRRGLVALACWLAVFWLSWSTWGYQLMDPARSPRDLMQEIVAQTGPEAWLAMPAFDEEFVLQARQPMVHFGYHTPDDDQFRRAFAWLHEAPGERWMLVPQHRDEEVACADLTRTRDLGVQNSEAWWLIPGGAFDACSGDAGAAPLYVAPTTLDAASSGRHD; this is translated from the coding sequence ATGATCGACTTCCTCACACGCGACACCGCCCCCCTGCCGCGCCCCGGCTATCTGCATCGCCTGCCGTCGCTGCACTGGCTCTGGCTGCTGGTGCTGGCCGCGCTGTTCCTGGGCGTCGGGATGGGCCTGCGCGACCCCTGGCCCGCCGACGAGCCGCGCTTCGCCCTGAACGCCCTGGAGATGCTGAAGACGGGGCAGTTCTGGATCCCCCATCGGGCCGGCGAGCCCTATCCCGACAAGCCGCCGATCTTCATGTGGGCCACGGCCGCCTCGATCCACCTGACCGGCTCGGTGCGCCTGGGCTTCCTGCTGCCCTCCCTGCTGGGCGCGCTGGGCACCCTGGCCCTGGTCATGGACCTGACCCGCCGGCTGCACGGCCGCCGGGTGGCGCTGCTCGCCGGCCTGGCCCTGCTGTCGAGCTTCCAGTTCGGGCTGCAGGCGCGCACCGCCCAGATCGACATGCTGGTCACCTTCTTCATCATGCTGGGCGCCTACGGCATGCTGCGCCATGCCCTGCTGGGGCCCGCCCGTCGCTGGTGGTTCATCGGCTGCGCCGGCATGGGACTCGGCATCCTCACCAAGGGGGTAGGCTTCCTGCCGCTGCTGATGCTGCCCCTCTGGGGCCTGCTGGCCTGGCGGCGGCAGGCGGTGCCCCTGGCGTGGCGCGACCTGGGGCTCGGCATTGCCGTGATCCTCGGCGTCGTCGCGCTCTGGGTGGTGCCCATGGCCCTCTACACCACCTTCTCCGACGACCCCGCCCTGGCGGCCTATCGCGACAACATCCTGTTCAAGCAGACCGGCGAGCGCTACGCCGACGCCTGGCACCATGTGAAGCCCTGGTACTACTACCTCCTCGAGGTGATCCCCTGGGCCTGGCTGCCGCTGGTGCTGGCCCTGCCCTGGCTGGTGCCCGCCTGGTGGCATCGCGCCCGGCGCCTCGATGCGCGGGTCCTGCTGCCGCTCGGCGGCCTGGTGCTGGTGATCGTCTTCTTCTCGTTCTCCCCCGGCAAGCGCGGCGTCTACCTGCTGCCGACCCTGCCGCTGCTGGTGCTGGCCTCTGCGCCGATGCTGGCGGGCCTGCTGAGTCGCCCGCGGCTCCACTGGCTGGGAGCCGGGGTGCTGGCCCTGTTCGGCGTCGTGTTCCTCGCCGCCGGAGTCCTCGGCGCCCTGGGGCTGCCGGCCCTGGCCCGGCTAGCCGAGCGCCACGGGGTCGTTCCCTGGGCCTGGTGGAGCCTGCTCGGGCTCGTCGCCTTCGGACTGCTGGCCTGGGGTCGGCCGCGGCGAGGCCTGGTGGCCCTGGCCTGCTGGCTGGCGGTGTTCTGGCTGAGCTGGTCGACCTGGGGGTACCAGCTGATGGACCCGGCGCGCTCTCCCCGCGACCTGATGCAGGAGATCGTGGCCCAGACCGGCCCGGAAGCCTGGCTGGCCATGCCCGCCTTCGACGAGGAATTCGTGCTCCAGGCCCGCCAGCCGATGGTGCATTTCGGCTACCACACGCCGGACGACGACCAGTTCCGTCGCGCCTTCGCCTGGTTGCACGAGGCACCCGGCGAGCGCTGGATGCTGGTGCCCCAGCACCGTGACGAGGAGGTCGCCTGCGCGGACCTGACGCGCACCCGGGATCTCGGCGTGCAGAACAGCGAGGCCTGGTGGCTGATCCCGGGCGGCGCCTTCGATGCCTGCTCGGGGGATGCCGGGGCGGCACCGCTGTATGTCGCGCCCACCACCCTCGACGCCGCTTCCTCGGGGCGACACGACTAG